A window of Solanum stenotomum isolate F172 chromosome 3, ASM1918654v1, whole genome shotgun sequence contains these coding sequences:
- the LOC125857856 gene encoding exocyst complex component EXO70B1, whose protein sequence is MAATIEGQDRVLAAAQQIVKSLNTSTNVDTEDMLMILSNFDNRLSKLSNMMTTTSASSTPTSARSAAAAAAVAETDHSSTDIVFEEAAKLVLEWDSPPNADPDSTSEYLNAVDEIIKKTEDLNVLSSDMDRAEAALQHAMAHLEEEFRHVLIGNTVPFDAGRLHESSFIRRCSISSSAVAIPDFETGTLSEDQEDVSSARYNHVKGKSLGADDFSLDLVYNDAIIDLREIANRMIKSGYEKECCQVYSSVRREVLDECLAILGIEKLSIEEVHRIDWQSLDEKMKKWIYAVKVLVRILLSAEKSLCDQVFGDSELIKEVCFMETAKGCVMQLLNFGEAVAIGRRSSEKLFRILDMYDALADVLSDIELLFCDEDGELVCGESKGVLDGLGEAAIGTFVEFENAVEREISKKPTQGGEIHPLTRYVMNYVKLLVDYSDTLNGLLEKLESCMEHDPSAADNGDNLELENVAPLARRLMLLIKSLEGNLEGKSRMYEDCGMPYIFLMNNVHYIVQKVKDSELQKLLGDQWVRKRRGQIRQHATSYLRASWSKVLSCLKDEGLSGSSSNASKVALKERFKNFNACFEEIYRIQTGWKVPDPQLREELRISISEKVLPAYRSFLGRFGGHLESGRNAGKYIKYNLEDLEGYLLDLFEGTPLVLHHMRRKGT, encoded by the coding sequence ATGGCGGCGACTATTGAAGGACAAGATAGGGTTCTTGCAGCAGCTCAACAGATCGTCAAGAGTCTCAATACCTCTACAAATGTTGATACTGAAGATATGCTTATGATTTTATCTAATTTTGATAATCGTTTATCTAAGCTCTCTAATATGATGACCACCACTTCAGCTTCATCAACTCCTACATCCGCCAGATcagctgctgctgctgctgccgTTGCCGAAACCGATCATTCCTCTACTGATATTGTGTTTGAAGAGGCTGCGAAGCTTGTGCTTGAATGGGACTCTCCTCCTAACGCCGATCCTGATTCCACCTCTGAATATCTCAACGCTGTTGACGAGATTATTAAGAAGACCGAGGATCTGAATGTTCTGTCGTCCGACATGGACCGAGCTGAGGCTGCTCTTCAGCATGCTATGGCTCATTTGGAGGAGGAGTTTCGTCATGTTCTCATTGGAAATACTGTTCCTTTCGATGCTGGCCGTCTCCATGAGTCCTCTTTCATTCGCCGTTGTTCTATCTCTTCATCTGCTGTTGCAATTCCTGATTTTGAAACAGGTACTTTGTCCGAGGATCAGGAGGATGTTAGCAGTGCAAGGTACAATCACGTCAAAGGGAAGAGCCTTGGAGCAGATGATTTCTCCCTTGATTTGGTATATAATGATGCTATAATTGATCTGAGAGAGATTGCTAACCGTATGATTAAATCTGGATATGAAAAGGAATGTTGCCAGGTGTACTCTAGTGTTCGCAGAGAGGTGCTTGACGAGTGTTTAGCAATTCTTGGCATTGAGAAACTGAGCATTGAGGAGGTCCATAGGATTGATTGGCAGTCGCTGgatgagaaaatgaaaaaatggatTTATGCTGTAAAAGTTCTGGTGAGAATTCTTCTATCTGCTGAAAAGAGCTTATGTGACCAGGTTTTTGGAGACTCGGAGTTGATTAAAGAAGTGTGCTTTATGGAAACTGCAAAGGGCTGTGTAATGCAGCTCTTGAATTTTGGAGAAGCTGTGGCAATAGGGCGAAGGTCGTCAGAGAAGTTATTTAGGATTCTGGATATGTATGATGCCCTGGCAGATGTTTTGTCTGACATAGAGCTGCTTTTTTGTGATGAAGATGGTGAATTGGTGTGTGGTGAGTCAAAGGGGGTGCTAGATGGTCTAGGAGAAGCAGCTATTGGGACATTTGTGGAGTTTGAAAATGCTGTTGAGCGGGAGATTTCAAAGAAACCAACACAAGGCGGTGAAATCCATCCATTGACTCGTTATGTTATGAATTATGTTAAATTGCTGGTTGATTATAGTGATACATTGAATGGACTTTTAGAGAAGTTAGAGAGTTGCATGGAACATGACCCTTCCGCAGCTGATAATGGTGATAACTTGGAGTTGGAGAATGTTGCACCACTGGCGAGGCGGTTGATGTTACTGATCAAGTCTTTGGAAGGTAATCTGGAGGGGAAGTCGAGAATGTATGAAGATTGTGGAATGCCGTATATATTTTTGATGAATAATGTACATTACATCGTTCAGAAAGTGAAAGATTCGGAGCTTCAAAAACTTTTAGGTGATCAGTGGGTCAGAAAGCGGAGGGGTCAGATTCGACAACATGCTACAAGCTATCTTAGAGCTTCATGGAGCAAGGTTTTATCTTGTTTGAAGGACGAAGGACTTAGCGGAAGCTCAAGCAATGCTTCAAAGGTAGCCCTCAAGGAGAGGTTTAAGAACTTCAACGCGTGTTTTGAAGAAATTTACAGAATCCAGACTGGTTGGAAGGTCCCAGATCCTCAACTGCGCGAAGAACTCAGGATTTCTATTTCTGAAAAGGTGCTTCCTGCATATCGCTCATTTCTAGGAAGATTTGGGGGTCATTTAGAGAGTGGAAGAAATGCTGGGAAGTACATAAAGTATAATCTAGAGGACTTAGAAGGTTATTTGTTGGATCTATTTGAAGGAACACCTCTTGTTTTGCACCATATGAGAAGAAAAGGCACGTAA